The sequence CGAGCTCGACGCGTACGGCGTCGTGCCGCGCCGGTTCGCGGGATCCGAGCCCCCAGTTGCGGCCGGTCGACACCGCGTACAGGGGCGGGGCGTCGGGGGCCTGGAAGGTCCTGACGATGCCGGGCAGCTGATCAGCCGCGGAGGGCCGGATGACGGCGGGCACGCGGCGGGCGGCGAACATGGACACATTGGCGCCGCCCGGTGGGGACCCGCTGATCCGGGAGCGGTCCTCCACAGCGTGTCCCGCGGCCTCCAGCAGAGCCGTGAGCACAGGTGTTTCAGGCATGGCAATTCCCCCCAGGAAAAGACAGAGTGACGTGCGGGTCAGGGCCTGGCGGCCGAGGCGCCGGCGAGGTAGACGTGCTCGACCGGTTCGTCGCGGTCCCTGCGGGCGAAGACCAGCACTCTGATGACGTACGGCATTTCCCCGTCCCAGCGGGGTTCGGCCATACAGAGGCAGGGGGCGTCCAGCACCCCCTGCTCGGCGATGACCAGCGGCGGTATGTCCGCCGTGAGGTCTGCGGTCATGGTGAAGATCAAGGCCTCGACGTCGTCGGGGCGCAG is a genomic window of Streptomyces sp. NBC_01237 containing:
- the aroH gene encoding chorismate mutase, with the translated sequence MTRAIRGGVRVDANTREAIASATIALVGAVMERNGLRPDDVEALIFTMTADLTADIPPLVIAEQGVLDAPCLCMAEPRWDGEMPYVIRVLVFARRDRDEPVEHVYLAGASAARP